aataattaagataataactaaaaaagatAACTACTAAGCTAAGATAGGAACAAAATGATAGTTGATGGCTTTTGGACTCAAAAATccgaattagcccatatgagctctttttgggccaGTGCAAACACATGGTTATTAAAATGTATCTAATTGACAGTTTcagaaaattacagaaaaaaagttataatcaAATATAAGGATAAGTagattgatatatttttatattcatatgTATATCTTGGTCTGCTAATAAATTTGATACTGACgtatttttatattcaaatttaaggatttaattCATGTTTGGTTTCATCACGGAAGCCAGTTTTCACACTGGCGAGTGCATGGTAAATAAACAAGATGCATTGAATCACAAAATGCTTATAACTATTATTAGTCCATCGACTGATGCCAGCAATATCTTTCATTGACATAGTGTATTCTAcgacatttttattttattttaggtgTAGCTTGAAAATTTATTTCGAACATGACCTCCCGTCGTTTATATACTAGCATATTTAAGGGCGAAATTAGGATTCCAATTTAGAAGGATCGGAATTTTGATGTTCTgctagttaaaaaaataaaacgactATAAACTCAGTGTAGTGGTGATTACTAGCACTTGTAGAGGCAATTTTAACAAGAAAAAACCTCCCACTAACACTTGTAGGAGGGGCGTGCACGAACCCTGTATATCTCAAAACCGAATCGAAAACCGGACCAAAAATATACAGGACCGAAAAATATCCGTTGACCATTGACTTTCCCCGAACTGAACCGTACCGAAACTTTTATTAGTACGGTTCtggatcttttataaataaccgtaccgaaagacgaaccgtaccgaaccgaaccgaagaaccgaaattatatatatatatatatatatatatatatatatatatattattctacatttaatttgattatattaactttgaataaacattaaaattattttataaaattatatgaatttgtcaaatatttaataattattaaaaatatttttaaaaattggtaTGAACAAtttacatattcattattttctacTATTGACCGAATTACAcagttttaacaaaaatgatatagtttaaatttgagaataaataaaagtatccttatcaaataatcaaaaatttaatattaactcgaacgataatatacatgttgtgctcttttattttattgatgattatttatttgtgatagttgaaaatataaaagaatgaacgagtagctaattaattttaaaagttaaaataatatattatgatatagtagagattatattttaaataaaacaatatctGTGGTTCTAGAGATatccgtaccgaaccgtaccgaaccattAGAACCGAATTCCCGTACTGAACcataccgaaaaataaaatatgctaaccgaaccgaaccgattattGGTATGAAACCGGAGATCCAATTTTTGATATCTCcgacttttggtttggttccggaGATTTGTCAATCCCGGATTCccccgaaccgtgctcaccTCTAAGGTCTGCACCTACACAAAAACccaaatactttttttaaaaatattttttcagtaAGGAGAGTCGGCCCCTGGATCCCCCCAAGCACACTCTATATATAGGGCGGAACTAAGAAATAGAGTAatagattttaatatttgattattattattatcttcgaTTGTTCTTTTATCTATTTTCGGTACTCTACTTTCAAagtttaattatcaatttttttttttaaatttttctcgTGTGtggtataaattttaaaatatttcaatttaaactcattttttaatATGCAGTTTTAACTATAgccatttatttaatttaaagtggaaaaaaattcaatatatccttactgctttatatttgaaatgtttgatgataaaaaagaaaattagaataataaatataaaagataattttttttatttttatttgaacaaaAGCCTATTGTTGATAATAGAATGAGAAATAAGtcaaaattgacgattttaaaattttcaactaTAACAAacaatttaccaaaaaaaaagaaaactatTGACGAATAAAGGTAAAAAGATTCAATGTTTTTAGATGAtgaaatctttttttttcagttttttttaatttttcagtatttttttataatttacaatTGGTTTATTTGTCTAGATTTCCGGACTATCACACTTTTAATGATTGAGTTTTTGTACTAAAAAACGTCCACATTAAATTCCTatactattaattaattttacaatttaaatactTTGATACATTTCCATCCATTCAAACATATTGAGTTCATCCCTAACAGGAACAAAAAATAGACGGAGGAATCAATATATTTGCAATTGATAGTGTAGGAATACAAATATACGGTTTTTAGTATAGGGATTCAATCTGTGATAGTACAGGACCCCGATACATGTTATGCctttataatttgatatttcGATCAACATATTCTAAATGCATAAACTAAGGTTTCTCTAATTCATATATACTATTGGATAATGGAAATTTTGGGCTTTTTCTCAATAATTCAGCTAATTTTAGCTTATAGCGTGTTAAGTGCcttaaatgattaattttagACAATGCCATATAAGTATGCATAAGACAAGTAAGTGCAGCTTAAGTCCAAGTTATGTGTTAATTCAAAAGAATAAGTTGTACAATTCTTGTTTTGGTCAAAACCAAAAGAAAGAAATTAATTATTGCCAActttaaagttatttttttatttttttaaactttttatttactCTTTTGGTTTTGAAGATATTTCAAAGGACCGGGCCATGTTCATCTAATCTTATAATTAGGAGACCTTTGGGGTGGACCCTTGAGTGATATCAAAATCATTAGAGTAATGTTGAATCATTTGTTATAATGCTAGTTGATCAGAATAATATTGCCTGAACAGGACCAgatatttaattaacttaattattgTTCAAGAGCCAAAAATAGTTTTATATGTGATATATTTAGCTCCTAAATTTTTCCGAGTAAAAGAGCTACATAATCGATCTCGGAACCAAATGCGGAACTAGGGTAGGACAAAGAGGGGTGGGTTTCCATAATGCTAAAAATCAATGAGCGCCGAATAATTATTTTGAAGAGAAGCGaactattttcttttgaaaatacAAGCGGATGACAAACTGTTTGAtcttaaaattaaagaaaaaggcAAACAACAAATCATTCGTTTAAAAGATGTATCGTTTAATCTAATTGTTtagaaaaaaagatcaattgACATAAAAATTGTTGAATGTTATATCGGTCTATAAAAGAAATTGCCCCCATATGAATACATTTTTTGGTTTTACCACTGCTCGAATCTACTTAAGATCAAATTAATCTGATGATGATGAATTCTTCACATATTTATCACACACGAGACAATAAATTGACAAGTCAATTAATAAATGACAACAAATAATTCAGTTATTAATTGAATAAACTTTAAATTGAAGAATTTTTTGATAacattatgtaattttttatttgcgcactaatttattgtaaaaataaattaaaatattaatttttatttttatttttacacaaATCGATTATTTGACATTATTACTTTAAATACTACATCAAACTAATCCATTTTTTAATGTATCCTCAAAGAAATGCAGCCAGAGTGTTGCAGTGCATACCCCAAGTTTGAAACATTTGCATAAATTAAGGTTACAACAGAATATtacccttttttttttcattacttTTACCATAAGTCTCAAAATCAAACAACATATGTTGTTTCTATAACAGCAACAAAAATAGaccaataattattaaatttagaagaaaaaaatataattactccTCTAACAAAGACAAATATTAGTCAATAACGTAAGATCCCCACAATAGAAACTTTATGAATAATTATGAGTAATCGATCAATATCTTACAGACAAATAAGAAGTAAAGAAAAAAGGACAGACACGTAATTAAAaagaacaaagaaaaaaaatactaaaggCAAAGACATAAACACACTTTAAAGAGTTTACTTATTCAAAAACAATGTTTAGCTTTTTCTTTGGACGGTTTGATCATGAAAATGAAATGTGTGTCTTTCTTAAGGTCGACTCATTTCAATTacatttacatatttatcataTACATAATATGGAATTAGATAAAAATACAAAAGCCGAGGGAATACATAGTTCGGTTTAATCGAGTTAATTAATacattcaaattaaattaaattaaatcaaattaaaaaaaaattatttaattagtttgatctatttaaataataaaaattcaatttgattattgataattctttttaaaaaattaattagttgaatcaattatatatatatattatttttctcaATTTACCTGAATAACTGGGTAATTTTATTAGATTCggttttatattaaataatatttaatttgtcaattttgctagaaagttaaataatttaaatttaattaaattagaggTTTTaattaagccaaccgtttgCTCAAACTCTAATATTTGTATGTCTTTATATCCATAAAATTTCAAAGCAAAAATTTGGTAAATTATCCTGTATTTTGGTGACACGTCAAGCTCATTTATGATTAAAACTTTGAAAATGTGACTGTGGACgaattttctttaatttgtagACAAAAAATTATCCTAATTTTTCTGTGATGTATAAATGACGAATAGCTTACATGATGCTGGGAGGGTGTTTTTGACCTTGTTAGCCGGTGACCAGAGCTTGAAATCGTACGAGTACTTGTCATTTTCTGGCGGcgatttcacattttttttttcatttttagaatTGACATTGTTCGATCAATCATTAAGGATCCTGTTCCTCAATTTCTTTTATGACTCATGAGCTTGATCATGATATTTCTCAAAATGATTTCACTTATCGGATAGGCTATGCTGAGCTTGTTCGTGTTTGGCTAgatttactaaatttttttaaataagtttaagTTTGGTTCGGATTTTATATTTACTATCTAAATTTAGctcttatatttcatatatacggATTCGTTTCAGACTTATATGagaaattgtaaataaaaaataaagaaagaccGAGCCCGCCCATACAATAACGAGTTTTTATTGGGCTCAGATCGGATTTGTGATAAAAAAGTTAGTGTCTAAGCCTGACTTTTAAGAGACGGATCTAGGCTAGCGGACCGGATACCAAAACTCATGAACATGTATAACTGAGAATAAAGGTGTGTATCGGTCGGTTTGCTTACTGAATTAAActaaccaaaattaaatttaattattttttaaaccgaaccatAATTGAAATACATATACATATCGAATAAAAACTGGACTCCATATTTGATGCATTCgattattttggttaatttgtATAATAAATTGCTCATTACATATAAATTTAGAaagtaaattgtttttatatcctattaaaatattttaaagtttttataaatcatgttgaattgtttttttaaattaaccaATTCcgaattagattaaaattttaatttaatttgtttggtTAATTCGATTACCCCACATTTCTAAAGGGGTAACCAATTGACTGGAATTTGAGCATGTGTGTATGGAGAACAAATCCTGAACACGGAAGAACAATAAGAATATGAAACATATGCTTCCATATTGCTTGTTGTGTGTATATggagttttgttttctttctaaaattatatgGTCTCACTTTGATCATTAACTTGTCATCTTCCCAAATATACCTAATTAAACGACTGTCTTCCATGAGATTTCAAATTTTAGATATGCATTATTGCTTTCTTTTGGTATTGTGATCGATTATGATTCAGActtaaaattaagattttaagCACATTGTGATATCtcattatttacaaaaatatgaaatataaattaaaccataaattttaatatattttaaaattacagcataaattttaaattctaataatattaaggccaaatgatcaaaaaatgccaaactttttatgaaagttccacaaaagtccaaacctttcaatttgtCTTAAAACGTataatttcgtttcaattatgtccaactacacaattttgctAATGTGACGCTAATGTGTGACATGCCACATTAGAGCCACATAGCTGCCGCATGagtaaaattacataattggacATTATTAAAACGAAATTATGCGTTTCAggaaaaattagataaaattaaaatgtttcgacttttgtaaaactttcataaaatgtttgacctttttttatttgacctAATATTAAGTACAAActatcaattttcttacaatataaaatattaattaatatttaaaaaatatatttatgtgaATGTAGGATACTCTTACGTTCCATATATATagacaatatttttatatttttgtttgaattatacatcgtttttattatttgaatagtTACTTATCATATTTATATATTcgtatgtatatataaatattaaggaAACAAACGAGTAATACAATTTAAAACGTCTAAGTATATtgtagataaaattaaaattaaaaatcctaTAACTGATCTACGAAAATAAACgaaacaaaaatacaaatttaaaaatacaaattttacaaatgtgAATAACTATGAGTCCCTGACATCAATTACACCCTTTGAATTTCCATTGATCTATTGTTCTGCTGATAATATATTTCAAACGATGATATAAAAATCTTAAATCTTCAAAaacttaaatataaaattcggacaatctctaatttttttttttgaataattattgaacaaaataaactcaacaaAACGGCATAAACACACACCAAATACTCACAAAACTCTCGGAAACAGAGCAGTTTAATTCAACTATAAAACTTATATGGACAGACAGAAGGAAAAgggtgttttttttatcaaaactaGAAAATCATCCCTTTCCGAACTCAATCAAAGGAGGATTGAatgaaagaatttaaatttatatcacaTGAcgtgataattttttatttgttcaattttttttataaaaacacatgttttaattatttttaaatttaactctTTTATGACAAACTAAGTTTAAATAGCTGGATTAAATAGATTATTCAATAATTTACATCTAAAAGAAAAGATATATAGGTCCCACTTATCTCTATTTATTGATACCACGTGTCCAAAACGATGACGTAAATATGTTTAAGTCTCTGCTTTGACACTGAAGCTATTAATGGCGAGAGGATAATAAAGGGCCAAATACACCACAAGACCCACgccattatttaaaaaaaaaaccttcttTTATCAAGAAATAATAAACTTTTTGTGGTCCCACATTGAAGCATTAAGTCACCCATAAAATAAAGACACGtataaactttttaattatattttaattttctcaaaGTCTCTCGTTACCATACTCCCCATGCATATATTACTTTATTAGTACGTGAAAAGACACTTCTCATACAGGTGGCAGGTACACGTGTTCAGCCCGCGATCTTTGGTTCTTGTCGCCGGAAAGAGTCGCCGGAGCTTGACTTATCTGTCGGGATCTCTGAAACAAAATTATATCTTTGTTAATTGTTGTGTtggatttcattttttaatatcttCCCTCTTATAGATAACTTGTGTCCCAATTTAGGGAAGTAAAAGATGTTACTTCTTTATTAATTTGTACGCAAATGGAGAAATCTAATAGTGTGttcttttgtaaaaaaatgtTGTGCTATTTAATACTATTTTCTTAGGAAACATAAGGTAAGACTTTTCCGGTTGCGGAAGTTTATATGCAGCTGTTTAAAGTTTGGAGATAAATTTTTGTCTTCCGTAAAAGACCTATTTGGCTTGAGTGGAGATTAATCTGgatttgaaaaatcttaaaaggtgcagttttataattgaaaacCGTTAAGAACACCGTATAATTACgcattaaaaaaacatataatgtCATGTgctaaattaagaaattaatacAGTAAAGATAGATTGgaagaaaattaaaacaaattaattagtAGTAGATTTTACACCTATGAAGAATGCCAAATTCATAGCCCGGAATTTTGGACGGACATgagattaaacaaaataataaactcATTGATCAAtctcatttttcttaaattacatGAAATTACTAACATCTAAAATTTCTGGTATTTCATATTCCAACATACTGCTGTAGCTAATTTCCCTCTCATCTTCAGTGCTGCTTCCTCCATTGAAGTACGTTGAGTTTGAGTTCAACGGTGCCGGACTTGAAGAAGGCGTCGATAAAACTGACGTGAACCCGAAATTAGAGGTTTCAGACGACGGGTCGATAATTCCTGTTTGGTGATGAGATCCATAGAAATTGTTGTAATTTTGTAGAGCTAAATAATCTTCTGGTAAATTTGAAGTACCCAATAAGCCATTTTGCCAATCTTGATTCATTTGAGAATTTTGGTCGGTGATATTCGAAGGGTAATTGTCCACATTTGGGTCCATTATTTGTGTTTCATTACAAAAGTTAACGTATGGACTTGTTGTGGTAGTGGTCGGCATTTCTTGAAACTGGTTCGGTTGAACAAATTGGTTTTGAACTTGGAGACTGCTCAGCTGATTTTCTTGACCATTTTGTTGAGAAATTACAAAGTTGTGGCTATTATTTTCACGTTGATTATGAGATGAGATGAGCGATGAGGCTAATCGGAGAAGCTCGGGGTTAACCATGGACTGAACCCCCATCAATCTTGATATGTTCATTTGAGATGCGTTGTAAAATGACGAGCCGAGAATTGAAGATAGGTCGAGAAGATCGAGCCTTGGACTATGAGTTACGGGGTCGATTCCACTTCGAAGTAGCTTTTTTCTAATGTGCGTGTTCCAGTAGTTCTTGATTTCGTTATCCGTTCTCCCCGGTAACCGAGCAGCTATTGCCGACCACCTATTATCAAAACAAAGTTCACttcaattattaactaaacTCAATAATGAGAGTTTACTCGGTTAATTCAGACAAATTATGAtatcttttcatttaaatataaccAAGTATTGACTTAAATTGCGATAGTAACCTCCCGATTTGATAAATATGAAATGATGTAACCAAAATATAAGAAGTTTATAATTCAATAATTGTACAATTATTTAACCctaaaaagaacaaatattAATTTGAGAAGTCTTACTTGTTTCCCAAGACACTGTGCAGCTGAATTATTGTCTCTTCTTCCTCAAATGAAAACCGACCTCTTTTAATATCAGGTCTTAAATAATTAGTCCAACGAAGACGACAGCTTTTTCCACATCTTTGAAGCCCTAAAACAATAACAAATTTCaagaattgaacaaaaaaatttagtttcatCGAAATAAACCTCAAGAAAATAGaaagtatatataaatataaaccatgcatacactattaaaatttatgtaacGTACCAGCATTCTTTGGGAGTGTTCTCCAGTTGCCATAGCCATTTTTCTGTATAAAATCAATGAGTTTCTGATCTTCTTCAGGTGTCCATGGTCCTTTTTTGAGACCATTTTTGTCACAACAAGGTGCTCTACCCatggttaattaattttagaaacttAAAATTATTAGGACTGTGTTTTTTAGGGTATTTGATTAGAGAGATAGATTGCAAGTTGTAAGAAAGAAAATTGGGTGTAGGGTCCGTATGGGGGACGTACTTGTGTATAAATAGAGAAAATAAGAAGGTTAAGAAACTTATAGAAAGTCAAAGGGATTCGGTGCCGTCCACTGTTTATCTCCATGGCTACGTGTCCATCCTTTTTGGACTaaattaaaactcaaaaaataaaatttaaaaagctgTCCTCTCTAAATTTAACAACATAAACATCATGCAAAAAGTTATTTACCAGTACTGATTAATATCTTAGCTTAACTTCatatgtgtatttttttttctcaagaacttcatatatgtatattatttcgTAATATTACTTACT
This region of Mercurialis annua linkage group LG1-X, ddMerAnnu1.2, whole genome shotgun sequence genomic DNA includes:
- the LOC126672647 gene encoding transcription factor MYB102-like, translating into MGRAPCCDKNGLKKGPWTPEEDQKLIDFIQKNGYGNWRTLPKNAGLQRCGKSCRLRWTNYLRPDIKRGRFSFEEEETIIQLHSVLGNKWSAIAARLPGRTDNEIKNYWNTHIRKKLLRSGIDPVTHSPRLDLLDLSSILGSSFYNASQMNISRLMGVQSMVNPELLRLASSLISSHNQRENNSHNFVISQQNGQENQLSSLQVQNQFVQPNQFQEMPTTTTTSPYVNFCNETQIMDPNVDNYPSNITDQNSQMNQDWQNGLLGTSNLPEDYLALQNYNNFYGSHHQTGIIDPSSETSNFGFTSVLSTPSSSPAPLNSNSTYFNGGSSTEDEREISYSSMLEYEIPEILDVSNFM